Sequence from the Candidatus Eisenbacteria bacterium genome:
ACCACCAGCAGGCAGGCGCCCAGGAAGGTCCCCCACGCCGCGGAGTACGCGAAGAACATCCCCAGCAGCGGCAGGGCCAGGAACAGGAAGTAGGCGGGCGGCAGCCCGGCCCAGAACAGCATCGCCGCGGTGAGCGCGGGAAACGACAGCGCGGTGCCCAGGTCGGGCTCCTTGAGCACCAGCACCGCCGGCAGGCCCGCGAGCGCGGCCACCGCGGCGAGCGTGCGCACGCGCGTCACGTCGCGGGTGCGGTCGGCCAGGTAGCGCGCCAGCAGCAGCGCGGTGGTGATCTTGGCCAGCTCGCTGGGCTGGAACTTGAACGGGCCCACTCCCAGCCAGCGCTGCGCGCCCATGCCCACGTGTCCCACCACCAGCGTGGCCGCCAGCAGCACGATCGAAACCGTGTAGAGCACCGGGGCGAAAGCCTCGTAGATGCGCGTGGGCACACGCGCCGCCCCGAACATCGCGGCCAGCGCGACCAGCGCGAAGACCCCCTGCTTCAGGTACAGCCCGCGGTGCACCTCGACGCCGGTGGTGGCGCTGAAGACCATCAGCAGTCCTCCGGCCAGCAGCGCCAGCGTGGCGGCGAAGAGCGGCGGGTCGGCCGTTATGAGGCGCGGGCGCTCAGTCCGAGGCACTGGTGTCCTCCACGGCCGCCGCGGCCGGGGCCGGGCGCGCCGTCCCGGACGAATCGCGCGCCGCCCCCTCGCGCGGCAGCAGCGTCTGCGGCGCGAACATCGCCGCCAGGATCCGCTGCGCCACCGGCGCGGCGGCGCTGGCCCCGTGCCCCCCGTTCTCGATCACCACGCCGATGGCGATGCGCGGCGCATCCGCGGGCGCGTAGGCCATGAACACCGCGTGGTCCTCGCCGTGCGGGTTCTGCGCGGTGCCGGTCTTGCCGGCCACCCGCACGCCGGGCACCCGGGCCCGTCCCCCGGTGCCGGAGGGATTCTCCACCGCCGCCTCCATGGCGTCGCGCAGCTGCTGCACGCCGGCGGCGTCCAGCCCCAGCACGCCGTCGCGGGTCTCGGCGTGGTGGCGCATCCACACGCGACCGTCCATGTCGCGCACCGTCTCCACCAGGTAGGGGCGCGCGCGCCGGCCGCCGGTGCCCACCTGCGCGGCCAGCATGGCGATCTGCAGCGGCGTGAGCAGCAACTCGCCCTGGCCGATGGACAGGTTCACCGCCACGCCCTTGCCGGGCCTGCGGTTCGACCCGTGCGCCCGGGCGCGCTTGAGGTACCAGCTCTCCGTGGGCACCAGCCCCTTCTGCTCCGAGGGCAGGTCCACGCCGGTCTTGACTCCCAGGCCGAGCTCCTGCGCCTGCCGCATCAGGCGCTCCACCCCCAGCCGCAACCCCACCTGGTAGAAGTACACGTCGCAGGAGCGTTCGATGGCGTCATGGAGGCCCAGCGAACCGTGGCCCTTGTGCTGCCAGCAGTGGAACACCGCGTTGCCGAGCGAGAACGCGCCTCCGCAGGACTGGAACCGGCTCTCCGGCGTGATCAGCCGCTCTCGCAGGCCCGCGGAGGCGGTCACCAGCTTGAAGGTACTGCCCGGCGGGTAGGCCGACTGCATGGCGCGGTTCAGGAGCGGGAAGGCGGCGCCCTCCGCGATCTCCCGCCAGCGCCGGGCGGTGACGCCGTGGGCGAACTCGTTGGGGTCGAAGGCCGGCCGGCTGGCCATGGCCAGGATCGCCCCGGTGCGCGGGTCGAGCGCCACCACCGCGCCGCGCGGCCACCGGGAGAGCGCCTCCTCGGCGGCCCGCTGCAGGTCCAGGTCCAGGGTCAGCCACAGCGACTTGCCGCGCTCCGGCGCGCGCGCGGGGCGGTCCTTCATCTCCCCCACCACGCGCCCCAGGGCATTCACCTCCACCAGGCTCTCGCCGTCGCGCCCGCGCAGCCAGCTCTCGTACATGTTCTCCAGGCCCGCCTGGCCGTAGAGATCCCCGGGCAGGTAGGCGTCGCCGGTGGCGGCCAGCTCGCGCTCGGTGATCTCGCTGCTGTAGCCCAGCACGTGGGCCGCCAGGGTGTCGCAGGGATAGTGCCGCACCGGCAGCGTCTCGATCTCCACCCCGGGCAGCTCGTCGCGGTGTTCCTCGATGCGGGCCAGGGTGGCCAGGTCGAGATCGGCCGCCACGCGCACCGGGCGCATGGAGCCGCGCGATTGCGTGAGCGCGATACGCTGCAGGGTGGAGTCGGCCAGGTTCAGGAGCGGGGCCAGGCGCAGCAGGGTGAGCCGGAGCAGCGCGGGTCGACGCGCGAACGCCGGGCGGTGCACGTCCACGCTGACCGCGAACAGCGCGTGGCTGTCAGCCAGCAGCCGGCCCTTGCAGTCGAAGATCTCGCCGCGGGGCGCGGGCACCACCTTGAGGCGGATGCTGTTGTTCTCGGCCATGGCCCGGAACTGCCCGAACTGGCCCAGCTGCAGCTGCGCCAGGCGGAGCCACGCCACGCCCACCAGGCCCACCAGCAGCACGCCCAGCACCAGCGCCCGGGGGGTGCGGTCGCCGTGGGAGGACAGCGGGCTGCCCACGTCACTCCTTCCCGCGCACCACGCGCGGGGCGGCCCAGGCCACCAGCGGCACCAGCGCCGCGGTGTAGGCGGCGGTGGCCACGCCGTTCACCACGAAGGACACCCCCACCGCACCCCACTGCCCGCCGGAGAGCAGCACGCGCAGCAGCAGCTCGTGCATCAGGCCCGCGAGGAACAGGATCAGCGCCGCGGCGGCGGGGGTCTCCCATAGCAGGTTTACCCGCAGGTGGCCGAAGAAGTAGCCCACGCTGCCCAGCAGCAGCGCGTGCAGCCCGAGGCGGTCGGGCGTGAGGCCGTCCGTCATCAGGCCCGCGGCGAAGCCGGCCAGGGTGCCGGCCAGGGGGCCCCGGCGGCGCGCCAGCAGCACCACCGCGGCGAGCACCAGGTCGGGCCGTGCGCCGAGGATGCTCATGCGGGAGGCCACGTCGGTCTGCAGCAGGAAACCCACCCCGGCCAGCGCCGCGAACAGCCACAGCGCATGCAGGCCCGCCCACAGCGCGTTCACGGCGTGGGCCCGTCCGCGCGCACCGAGCCCGCCAGCGAGTCGGCCGGCGGTTTCGGCTGCGCCCACAGGTAGCCCCAGCCCCGCGAGCTGTCCGGCGCGACCAGCACGAAGACATCCTCGAGATGCTCGGGCGGGGCCGCGGGCTCGATGTCAATCCGGCGCAGCAGCCCCCCCTGCTCCAGGCCCAGCGCGCGCACCCGGCCCACCCGCAGTCCCTCGGGGAACCCGCCGCCCAGGCCCGAGGTGACCACCTCGTCACCCACCCTGACGTCCGCCGAGGAAGGCACGAAGCGCAACCGCAGGCCCTCCAGCGGGTCGCCCTCCACCACTCCCTCCACGCGCGAGCGCTCCACGCGCGCGCTCACCGCGCTGGCCCGGTGGGTGAGCAGGCGCACGCGCGCCAGGTGCGCCTCCAGCGCGTCCACCCGTCCCACCAGCCCCCCGCGGTTCAGGACCGCGCTGCCCATGCGCACGCCGTCCTGGTTCCCGCGGTTGATCAGCACGCGGGTGCCCAGCCGGTCGCCCAGCTTGGCCAGCACCCATGCCGGCAGCAGGTGCAGGGTGTCGCGGCGGGCGAAGCCGGCCTGCTCGCGCAGCAGGAGATTCTCCTCGCGCAGCTCCTGCAGCAGCCGTCGGGCGCGGCGCAACTCCTGGGAATCGGTGGCCAGCTGCCCGCGCTCCACCAGGAGCGAGCTCAGCTGCTGCGTCGTGGTGGACACGAGTCGGAACGGCAGGTACAGCGCTGCCGCGGCCCGCGAGACCCACATGGTGGGAGCCTCCGGGCGGATCAGGAACAGGCCCAGCGCCAGCAGCGCCAGCGGCACGTACACCACCAGCGCGACGCGGTCCATGGAGTGTCGGGGTTCGGGCATAAGCGGGTCGCTGTCGACGAGATCTACGGGGAGAGTGCGGCGGCGGCCGCGGGACGTCGGCCGTCGCGGGACGGGACGGAGCGGGGCTAGTCCTTCCCGCTCTTCATGATGACCTTTTCATACTGCTCGAGGTTGTCCAGCACCTTGCCGGTCCCCAGCACCACGCAGGTGAGCGGATCGTCCGCGACGTAGATGGGCAGGTTGGTGGCCTCGCGCATGCGCTTGTCCAGCCCGCGCAGCATGGCCCCCCCACCGCTCATCACGATGCCTCGGTCCACGATGTCGGCGGACAGCTCGGGCGGGGTCTTCTCCAGCGACTGGCGCAGGGCGGCCTCGATCTGCGCGATGGGCTCCTCGAGCGCCTCGCGCACCTCCTCGCTGGTGATCTTGACCGTCTTGGGGATCCCGCCGATGAGATCACGACCCTTGACCTCCATCTCCAGCTCCTCCTCCAGCTCGAAGGCGGAGCCGATGCGGATCTTGATCTGCTCGGCGGTCTGGTCCCCGATCAGCAGGTTGTGGACCTTCTTGGCGTACTGGACGATCGCGTCGTCCATCTCGTCGCCGCCCACGCGGATGGAGGTCTCGTTCACGATGCCGTTCAGGGCGATGACCGCGATCTCGGTGGTGCCGCCCCCGATGTCGATCACCATGTTGCCGGTGGGGGTGTCCACGGGCAGCCCCACGCCGATCGCCGCGGCCACCGGCTCGGCCACCAGGAACACCTCGCGCGCGCCCGCGTGCTGCGCGCTGTCGCGCACCGCGCGCTTCTCCACCTCGGTGATGCCGGAAGGGACGCAGATGATGATGCGCGGACGCACCAGGAAGCGGCGGCGCTGCACCTTCTTGATCAGCTCGCGGAGCAGGTCCTCGGTGACCTCGAAGTCGGCGATGACGCCATCCTTGAGCGGGCGGACGGCGGTGATGCCCTCGGGGGTGCGGCCCAGCATGGCCTTGGCCTCCGAGCCCACTGCCAGCACCCTGCCGGTCACCTTGTCCACCGCCACCACCGAGGGCTCGTTCAGGACGATGCCCTTGCCCTTCACGTACACGAGGGTGTTGGCCGTGCCCAGGTCGATGGCCACATCGCTGGAAACCACGCCCATCAGCCGGTCGAAGAACATGTCCGAAGTCCTTGTCGGAAAAGGTGGCTGCAGCCCGGGCCGCGGAACGCGGAGCGGGCCGCTTCCGGCTCTCGGGTTGCCGGGGGGGGTGCCGTGCGCGCCGTCGGACTGTACCACGCCCCACGGGGGGAGACAAGGGCGCCTCCCACGGCGTTAACACTTGTGTTTTCAGGGGGTTAGTGCATTTGGGAGAGTGGCGGAGCCGCGCCCTAGGACGCCTCGGCGTAGCCTTCCATGTGACGCAGCCGCTCGCGCGCAACGTCGCCGGCGTCGCTGTCGGGGAAACGCGCCAGCACCGACTCGTACAGGTCGCGCGCGCGGGCCGTGTCGCCCAGGCGGTCCTGCGCCAGCCGCGCGGCACGGAACAGCGCCGGCACGGCGCGCGAGGCCTGCGGCTCCAGGCGTCCGCAGCGTTCCCACGCCTCGGCGGCCTCGAAGAAGTAGCCGGTGTCCTCGAGCGTGCCGGCCACCGCGCGCTGCAGCGAGGGCGGCAGGCCCTGCAGCGGCAGCAGGTGGCGCATCTCGAGGTAGGCCTCGCGCAGCTGCGGGGCGTCCTTCGCCTCCACCGCCGCGCGCACCGCGTGCGCGTACTCGCGCACGGCCGCGCTCTCCTGGCGCGTGAGCATGTGGGCGCGCGCGAGCTGAAGGCGCGCGCCCAGGTCGGCGGGGACCACCGCCAGGAAGCGCGCGTAGCCCTCGATGGCCTGGTACCACTCGCTCTCGCGGAACCAGCGGTCGGCCATGGTGCGCAGCCGCTCCGCGTGCGCGCCCCGGTGCAGGCCGAAGCCGTAGCCCAGGGCGATGCCCATCGCCAGGCCCGCGATGTGCGCCGCGTAGGCGGTGGTCGCGCGGCGCTGCACCAGGTCGATCATGGCGGACACCAGCTGGATGCCGCTCCAGATCGCCACCGCGGCCAGCGCCGGCAGGAACACCTGCGAGCCGCGCCGCACCCCGCGCAGCAGCAGCATCGCGGGGATGCCCACGCGCACCCGCACATAGTAGAACCGCACCAGGAACAGGCCGGTGATGCCCGAGACCGCGCCCGAGGCGCCCAGCACCCCCACGGCCTGGTACTGGGGCGTGAAGGTGAGCAGGAACCACGCATGCGCCAGCAGGGAGAACGCGCCACACAGCAGGAAGGCCAGCAGGGCGCGCACCGGTCCGGTGCGGTCCTCCACCGGCGCACCGAACAGCCACAGGTAGAGCATGTTGCCGGCGAGGTGCATCCAGCTGGCGTGGAGGAAGTTCGCCATCACGGCGTTGACCAGCGAGGGCTGGCTGGGCACCAGCGCCCACGCGTTGATCAGCACGTAGCCCTTGGGGTCGTAGCGGAAGACCAGGAAGCAGGCGAGGTTGAGAGCGATGAGCAGCAGCGTGACCCACGGCACGCGCTTCAGCCGCACTTCCGTCCCGATGGGCAGGTAGTAGAGGAAGTACATGGGTTCCCTTGACACCTCTCCCATCCCCGGGGACAATCCGGGGGTCATTCTGCTGGTGTGAAAGGCCCGGGGCGTGCCCCGGGTGCAGGTCCTGCGCCGGGCCGTGGGCCCGGATGGGGAACGGCGCGGCGCCCCCCTGGCGCCGGCCCGGCCGGGAGTGGATGCCCGGATGGGGTATCGG
This genomic interval carries:
- the rodA gene encoding rod shape-determining protein RodA codes for the protein MPRTERPRLITADPPLFAATLALLAGGLLMVFSATTGVEVHRGLYLKQGVFALVALAAMFGAARVPTRIYEAFAPVLYTVSIVLLAATLVVGHVGMGAQRWLGVGPFKFQPSELAKITTALLLARYLADRTRDVTRVRTLAAVAALAGLPAVLVLKEPDLGTALSFPALTAAMLFWAGLPPAYFLFLALPLLGMFFAYSAAWGTFLGACLLVVLYATRPRASLAATVVLLYLAVAVVGPRAWTHLEDYQKERVVNFINPGHDPTGTGWQLMQSKIAIGSGGPLGRGFLNGTQKRLAFLPMQHTDFIYSVVGEELGFWGGTAVLLLYCVWLLRGLKIAARSRNRFAGLMCVGIVGALSYHVLINVWMTLGLAPVTGLPLPLMSYGGSSLVITLSEVGLLLGAAAREREF
- the mrdA gene encoding penicillin-binding protein 2, which gives rise to MGSPLSSHGDRTPRALVLGVLLVGLVGVAWLRLAQLQLGQFGQFRAMAENNSIRLKVVPAPRGEIFDCKGRLLADSHALFAVSVDVHRPAFARRPALLRLTLLRLAPLLNLADSTLQRIALTQSRGSMRPVRVAADLDLATLARIEEHRDELPGVEIETLPVRHYPCDTLAAHVLGYSSEITERELAATGDAYLPGDLYGQAGLENMYESWLRGRDGESLVEVNALGRVVGEMKDRPARAPERGKSLWLTLDLDLQRAAEEALSRWPRGAVVALDPRTGAILAMASRPAFDPNEFAHGVTARRWREIAEGAAFPLLNRAMQSAYPPGSTFKLVTASAGLRERLITPESRFQSCGGAFSLGNAVFHCWQHKGHGSLGLHDAIERSCDVYFYQVGLRLGVERLMRQAQELGLGVKTGVDLPSEQKGLVPTESWYLKRARAHGSNRRPGKGVAVNLSIGQGELLLTPLQIAMLAAQVGTGGRRARPYLVETVRDMDGRVWMRHHAETRDGVLGLDAAGVQQLRDAMEAAVENPSGTGGRARVPGVRVAGKTGTAQNPHGEDHAVFMAYAPADAPRIAIGVVIENGGHGASAAAPVAQRILAAMFAPQTLLPREGAARDSSGTARPAPAAAAVEDTSASD
- the mreD gene encoding rod shape-determining protein MreD, translated to MNALWAGLHALWLFAALAGVGFLLQTDVASRMSILGARPDLVLAAVVLLARRRGPLAGTLAGFAAGLMTDGLTPDRLGLHALLLGSVGYFFGHLRVNLLWETPAAAALILFLAGLMHELLLRVLLSGGQWGAVGVSFVVNGVATAAYTAALVPLVAWAAPRVVRGKE
- the mreC gene encoding rod shape-determining protein MreC; its protein translation is MDRVALVVYVPLALLALGLFLIRPEAPTMWVSRAAAALYLPFRLVSTTTQQLSSLLVERGQLATDSQELRRARRLLQELREENLLLREQAGFARRDTLHLLPAWVLAKLGDRLGTRVLINRGNQDGVRMGSAVLNRGGLVGRVDALEAHLARVRLLTHRASAVSARVERSRVEGVVEGDPLEGLRLRFVPSSADVRVGDEVVTSGLGGGFPEGLRVGRVRALGLEQGGLLRRIDIEPAAPPEHLEDVFVLVAPDSSRGWGYLWAQPKPPADSLAGSVRADGPTP
- a CDS encoding rod shape-determining protein is translated as MFFDRLMGVVSSDVAIDLGTANTLVYVKGKGIVLNEPSVVAVDKVTGRVLAVGSEAKAMLGRTPEGITAVRPLKDGVIADFEVTEDLLRELIKKVQRRRFLVRPRIIICVPSGITEVEKRAVRDSAQHAGAREVFLVAEPVAAAIGVGLPVDTPTGNMVIDIGGGTTEIAVIALNGIVNETSIRVGGDEMDDAIVQYAKKVHNLLIGDQTAEQIKIRIGSAFELEEELEMEVKGRDLIGGIPKTVKITSEEVREALEEPIAQIEAALRQSLEKTPPELSADIVDRGIVMSGGGAMLRGLDKRMREATNLPIYVADDPLTCVVLGTGKVLDNLEQYEKVIMKSGKD
- a CDS encoding rhomboid family intramembrane serine protease; the encoded protein is MSREPMYFLYYLPIGTEVRLKRVPWVTLLLIALNLACFLVFRYDPKGYVLINAWALVPSQPSLVNAVMANFLHASWMHLAGNMLYLWLFGAPVEDRTGPVRALLAFLLCGAFSLLAHAWFLLTFTPQYQAVGVLGASGAVSGITGLFLVRFYYVRVRVGIPAMLLLRGVRRGSQVFLPALAAVAIWSGIQLVSAMIDLVQRRATTAYAAHIAGLAMGIALGYGFGLHRGAHAERLRTMADRWFRESEWYQAIEGYARFLAVVPADLGARLQLARAHMLTRQESAAVREYAHAVRAAVEAKDAPQLREAYLEMRHLLPLQGLPPSLQRAVAGTLEDTGYFFEAAEAWERCGRLEPQASRAVPALFRAARLAQDRLGDTARARDLYESVLARFPDSDAGDVARERLRHMEGYAEAS